A genomic region of Acidobacteriota bacterium contains the following coding sequences:
- a CDS encoding nitroreductase family protein, translating into MELDEALRTTFSCREWTNDPVTDEDIEAIVDLARFAPSGGNRQPARIVAVRSTKGKAMIRDAAAPAARVYSAQVAVGEAPWNTINPTTVDVAGLWDTDEPVDWLGYFDAAPVVLVVGVDLSVVASFDSQLDRVGVISGASIYPLVWSMLLAARGRGLAGVLTTMPSGMESDVQQALGLPPHVAVAAAIPLGRPVKQITKLTRAPVSDLLRYERWAD; encoded by the coding sequence GTGGAACTCGATGAAGCGCTGCGCACGACGTTCTCGTGTCGGGAGTGGACGAACGACCCCGTGACCGACGAAGACATCGAGGCCATCGTTGACCTTGCCCGTTTCGCCCCGTCGGGTGGCAACCGCCAGCCTGCCAGGATTGTCGCTGTCCGCTCGACCAAAGGCAAGGCCATGATCCGGGACGCCGCCGCTCCAGCTGCTCGGGTCTACTCCGCCCAGGTGGCCGTCGGTGAGGCTCCGTGGAACACCATCAACCCCACTACGGTCGATGTTGCAGGTCTATGGGACACCGATGAACCGGTCGACTGGTTGGGATACTTCGACGCGGCTCCAGTGGTGCTGGTCGTCGGCGTCGATCTCTCAGTGGTTGCGTCGTTCGACAGCCAGCTCGACCGGGTCGGAGTAATCAGCGGCGCATCGATCTACCCACTCGTGTGGAGCATGTTGCTCGCTGCCCGGGGACGTGGCCTCGCGGGCGTGCTCACCACCATGCCTTCAGGGATGGAATCCGACGTCCAGCAGGCCCTCGGGTTGCCGCCCCACGTCGCCGTGGCCGCCGCCATCCCGCTTGGCCGTCCGGTGAAGCAAATCACCAAGCTGACTCGTGCTCCCGTGTCGGATCTGCTCCGATATGAGAGATGGGCCGACTGA
- a CDS encoding helix-turn-helix transcriptional regulator, protein MSQEELAVQCGLHRTYLGAIERGERHISLAILEALARGLECDPKELLQ, encoded by the coding sequence CTGTCCCAAGAAGAGTTGGCAGTTCAATGTGGGCTACATCGGACCTATCTCGGTGCCATCGAACGAGGAGAACGACACATCTCCCTGGCGATTCTTGAAGCGCTTGCTCGGGGACTGGAGTGTGATCCGAAGGAGCTGCTTCAGTAG